A region from the Streptomyces sp. 3214.6 genome encodes:
- a CDS encoding amino acid ABC transporter permease, giving the protein MSSVLYDTPGPRAKRRNVVFSVVFVVLLALFAWWVWQKMDEKEQLTSALWKPFTESEAWTTYLLPGLANTLKAAALAMVIALPLGAVFGIARLSDHRWVRVVAGTVVEFFRSIPVLLLMLFANEFYSRSTNVSSEDRPLYAVVTGLVLYNASVLAEVVRAGILSLPKGQTEAAYAIGLRKGQTMSSILLPQAVTAMLPAIVSQLVVIVKDTALGGVMIGFTELLNSRGTLAANYANVIPSFIVVAAMFIVLNFILTSFASWLEKRLRRSKKSTGAVLSAEDMEELNPAAVGGSFGTGGEGGGLPGTRTYT; this is encoded by the coding sequence ATGAGCTCGGTCCTCTACGACACCCCCGGCCCCCGCGCCAAGCGGCGGAACGTCGTCTTCTCGGTGGTCTTCGTCGTCCTCCTCGCGCTGTTCGCGTGGTGGGTGTGGCAGAAGATGGACGAGAAGGAACAGCTCACCTCGGCCCTGTGGAAGCCGTTCACCGAATCCGAGGCCTGGACGACGTACCTGCTCCCCGGCCTCGCCAACACGCTGAAGGCCGCGGCCCTCGCCATGGTGATCGCCCTTCCGCTGGGCGCCGTCTTCGGTATCGCACGCCTGTCCGACCACCGGTGGGTGCGCGTCGTGGCCGGAACAGTGGTCGAGTTCTTCCGCTCGATCCCGGTGCTGCTCCTGATGCTGTTCGCCAACGAGTTCTACTCCCGCTCCACGAACGTCAGCAGCGAGGACCGGCCGCTCTACGCGGTCGTCACGGGCCTGGTGCTGTACAACGCCTCGGTCCTCGCCGAGGTCGTTCGGGCCGGCATCCTCTCCCTGCCCAAGGGGCAGACGGAGGCCGCGTACGCGATCGGCCTGCGCAAGGGCCAGACGATGAGCAGCATCCTGCTCCCGCAGGCGGTCACCGCGATGCTCCCGGCGATCGTCAGCCAGCTCGTGGTCATCGTGAAGGACACCGCGCTGGGCGGTGTGATGATCGGCTTCACCGAGCTGCTCAACTCGCGCGGCACCCTCGCGGCCAACTACGCCAACGTCATCCCGAGCTTCATCGTGGTCGCGGCGATGTTCATCGTGCTGAACTTCATCCTGACCAGCTTCGCGAGCTGGCTGGAGAAGAGGCTGCGACGCAGCAAGAAGAGCACTGGGGCGGTGCTCAGCGCGGAGGACATGGAGGAACTCAATCCGGCGGCAGTCGGAGGCTCCTTCGGGACCGGGGGCGAAGGCGGCGGCCTCCCCGGCACAAGGACCTACACCTGA
- a CDS encoding FAD-dependent monooxygenase, whose translation MDPVIIVGAGPVGLTLALALARQQVPSVVLDEGPGKDEPRLARTVVLREDTAALMERLTGAPLGEAGVHWAGWRSMRRKQVTRRIAFDDTTDPAPLHIAQHVLTSALRAALASERLVKIAVDSRLDTIEQEPSGVTAHTRGPNGTWWRGSHLVGCDGPRSTVRKLLDIRFPGRTAVERHAVAALRTELPWADEALLHRTPPWRTTGPSAGEITGRPLPDGVWRLDWLLPPGKDLVTPELLVARIRETLAGWSEGPTPAYELLDTGVHTVHHRLARRWRVGRVFLAGDAAHLLGALGTQGLDEGLRDADNLAWKLALAWHHGTHEALLDSYQAERRAAVAARLRAADQALPLLRGGGGLRAYVPGAARGHDVLLTDGHLGRGPLGAPGRYDDSPLAPRHLEAEVPVTTPPGAPAEDVRVTAEDGSFVRLRERLGRGALLVLLIAPGTGVWERRHWVGAGIMPRLAAAVTALPSPAELLVAETYPGAAAHTVLLIRPDGHLVTALNGVRAADLYAAAEAAVGGPPEAQEASPAGATAGSAAK comes from the coding sequence GTGGACCCGGTGATCATCGTCGGAGCGGGGCCGGTGGGGCTCACGCTCGCCCTGGCGCTGGCGCGCCAGCAGGTGCCGTCCGTGGTCCTCGACGAGGGCCCCGGAAAGGACGAACCGCGGCTCGCGCGCACCGTCGTGCTGCGCGAGGACACCGCCGCGCTGATGGAGCGGCTGACCGGGGCGCCCCTCGGCGAGGCCGGGGTCCACTGGGCCGGATGGCGGTCGATGCGGCGCAAGCAGGTGACCCGGCGGATCGCCTTCGACGACACGACCGACCCCGCCCCTCTGCACATCGCCCAGCACGTGCTCACGAGCGCCCTGCGCGCCGCCCTCGCGTCCGAGCGACTGGTGAAGATCGCCGTGGACAGCCGTCTGGACACCATCGAGCAGGAACCGTCCGGTGTCACGGCGCACACCCGCGGCCCTAACGGCACCTGGTGGCGCGGCAGCCACCTGGTCGGCTGCGACGGCCCGCGCTCCACGGTCCGCAAACTCCTCGACATCCGTTTCCCCGGCCGTACGGCGGTGGAGCGACACGCCGTGGCCGCGCTGCGCACGGAACTTCCATGGGCGGATGAGGCGTTGCTCCATCGGACGCCCCCGTGGCGGACGACCGGTCCCTCCGCCGGGGAGATCACCGGACGCCCGCTGCCGGACGGCGTCTGGCGTCTGGACTGGCTGCTGCCGCCCGGCAAGGACCTCGTCACGCCCGAACTGCTCGTGGCCCGCATCCGCGAGACCCTCGCGGGCTGGAGCGAGGGCCCCACACCCGCGTACGAACTGCTCGACACCGGCGTCCACACCGTGCACCACCGGCTCGCCCGCCGCTGGCGTGTGGGGCGCGTCTTCCTTGCCGGGGACGCCGCGCACCTGCTCGGCGCGCTCGGCACCCAGGGCCTCGACGAGGGCCTGCGCGACGCCGACAACCTCGCCTGGAAACTGGCCCTGGCCTGGCACCACGGGACGCACGAGGCGCTGCTCGACAGCTACCAGGCGGAGCGGCGCGCCGCCGTCGCCGCCCGGCTGCGCGCCGCCGACCAGGCGCTGCCGCTGCTGCGCGGCGGCGGGGGCCTCAGGGCGTACGTCCCCGGCGCGGCCCGCGGCCACGACGTGCTGCTCACCGACGGCCACCTGGGACGCGGCCCGCTGGGCGCGCCGGGCAGGTACGACGACTCCCCGCTCGCCCCCCGCCACCTGGAGGCCGAGGTACCGGTGACGACGCCGCCCGGCGCACCGGCCGAGGATGTGCGCGTGACGGCGGAGGACGGCTCGTTCGTACGCCTGCGGGAGCGGCTCGGCCGGGGCGCGCTGCTCGTTCTGCTGATCGCGCCGGGCACGGGTGTGTGGGAGCGCAGGCACTGGGTCGGCGCCGGCATCATGCCCCGGCTCGCGGCCGCGGTGACGGCCCTGCCGAGCCCGGCCGAGCTGCTCGTCGCCGAGACCTACCCAGGCGCGGCCGCCCACACCGTCCTGCTGATCCGGCCCGACGGCCATCTGGTCACCGCTCTCAACGGGGTCCGCGCGGCCGACCTGTACGCGGCGGCGGAGGCGGCGGTGGGCGGGCCGCCGGAGGCGCAGGAGGCGTCCCCGGCGGGAGCCACGGCGGGCTCAGCGGCCAAGTGA
- a CDS encoding putative leader peptide, whose protein sequence is MHLWRRVHMDLVRYAGCVCRPSC, encoded by the coding sequence GTGCACCTGTGGCGGAGGGTCCATATGGACCTCGTCCGCTATGCGGGCTGCGTGTGTCGTCCGTCCTGCTGA
- a CDS encoding cysteine dioxygenase: MSVSPSLPTAVAAPTQADLLDFVRRTAADTELISSLPLDPEGRTWVRLEGPGGSEAWLIGWPPGTGTGWHDHADSVGAFLTARGELKEYSLTARLPTDGWTTLELTDGIDRERTLSAGRGRSFGRHHVHEVLNESTEEHAVSVHAYYPPLPRIRRYSRTGQVLRLEQVERPEDWQ, translated from the coding sequence GTGTCTGTCTCCCCCTCCCTGCCCACCGCCGTCGCCGCGCCCACGCAGGCCGACCTCCTCGACTTCGTCCGGCGTACGGCCGCCGACACCGAGCTGATCTCCTCGCTGCCCCTCGACCCGGAGGGCCGCACCTGGGTGCGCCTGGAGGGACCCGGCGGCAGCGAGGCCTGGCTGATCGGCTGGCCGCCCGGCACCGGCACCGGCTGGCACGACCACGCCGACTCGGTGGGCGCCTTCCTCACCGCGCGGGGCGAGCTGAAGGAGTACTCGCTCACCGCGCGGCTGCCCACCGACGGCTGGACGACCCTGGAGCTGACGGACGGCATCGACCGCGAGCGCACCCTGTCGGCTGGCCGGGGCCGCTCCTTCGGACGCCATCACGTCCACGAGGTCCTCAACGAGTCCACCGAGGAACACGCCGTCTCCGTCCACGCCTACTACCCGCCGCTGCCGCGCATCCGCCGCTACAGCCGTACCGGGCAGGTGCTCCGGCTTGAGCAGGTCGAGCGGCCGGAGGACTGGCAGTGA
- a CDS encoding rhodanese-like domain-containing protein: MSGANPPQEERPDGERPPGIDELLDRVRAGYARVEAREAYEAARAGDALLVDIRYAALRERDGLIPGALVVERNELEWRLDPQGSHRLPEATSHDVRAVVICNEGYASSLAVASLHQLGLHRTTDLVGGFQAWKAAGLPVTS, translated from the coding sequence GTGAGCGGCGCGAACCCGCCTCAGGAGGAGCGGCCGGACGGCGAACGGCCACCCGGCATAGACGAACTGCTCGATCGGGTGCGCGCGGGGTACGCGCGCGTGGAGGCACGGGAGGCGTACGAGGCCGCCCGCGCGGGTGACGCGCTGCTCGTCGACATCCGGTACGCGGCCCTGCGTGAGCGGGACGGGCTGATACCCGGGGCGCTGGTCGTGGAGCGCAACGAACTGGAGTGGCGGCTCGACCCCCAGGGCAGCCATCGCCTCCCCGAGGCCACGAGCCACGACGTGCGTGCCGTCGTGATCTGCAACGAGGGTTACGCGTCGAGCCTGGCCGTCGCGTCCCTGCACCAGCTGGGGCTGCACCGGACGACCGACCTCGTCGGCGGTTTCCAGGCTTGGAAGGCGGCGGGGCTCCCGGTGACCTCTTGA
- a CDS encoding RNA-guided endonuclease InsQ/TnpB family protein, translating into MQLRYAFRLYPEPGQRAALARAFGCARVVFNDAVRAREDAHAARQPYPSTAALSRQLVTRAKNTPERSWLGEVSSVVLQQALRDVEAAYRNFFASLKGERKGKRVGAPRFRSRKDARQAIRFTANARWKITEGGRLSLPKIGDVQVKWSRILPAVPSSVTVILDAAGRYFASFVIDTDPDTDRARWTEPDPEGAIGIDLGLTHFAVLSDGTKIDSPRFVRRAEKKLKKAQRELSRRQKGSKNRNKARLKVARAHAAVADARKEFHHQLSTQLIRENQAVAVEDLAVSGLVRTRLAKSVHDAGWSQFVTMLEYKAKRYGRTFVKIGRFEPTSQACSACGHRDGPKPLHVREWTCPACGTVHDRDHNAAINVKRAAGLAASACGAPVRPGLVPAQREETGSHGTPTRTRAA; encoded by the coding sequence ATGCAGCTTCGGTACGCCTTCAGGTTGTACCCGGAGCCTGGTCAACGCGCCGCGTTGGCACGGGCGTTCGGGTGCGCCCGCGTTGTGTTCAACGACGCGGTACGCGCCCGTGAGGATGCCCACGCTGCTCGGCAGCCCTACCCCAGTACCGCCGCCCTGTCCCGGCAACTGGTCACCCGGGCCAAGAACACCCCCGAACGTTCCTGGCTGGGTGAGGTCTCCTCGGTCGTCCTGCAGCAGGCTCTGCGGGATGTGGAGGCCGCGTACCGGAACTTCTTCGCTTCGCTGAAGGGCGAGCGCAAGGGTAAGCGGGTGGGTGCGCCGCGTTTCAGGTCACGCAAGGATGCCCGGCAGGCGATCCGGTTCACCGCTAACGCCCGCTGGAAGATCACCGAGGGCGGGCGGCTGTCCCTGCCGAAGATCGGTGACGTGCAGGTCAAGTGGTCACGGATCCTGCCCGCCGTGCCATCGAGTGTGACGGTGATCCTAGATGCGGCGGGCCGGTACTTCGCCAGCTTCGTCATCGACACCGACCCGGACACCGACCGGGCCCGTTGGACGGAGCCGGACCCCGAGGGGGCGATCGGCATCGATCTGGGCCTGACGCACTTCGCGGTCCTCTCCGACGGCACGAAGATCGACTCGCCGCGGTTCGTGCGCCGGGCGGAGAAGAAGCTGAAGAAGGCCCAGCGGGAGCTGTCCCGCAGACAGAAGGGATCGAAGAACCGCAATAAGGCCCGGTTGAAGGTCGCCCGTGCCCACGCGGCTGTGGCCGATGCGCGCAAGGAGTTCCACCATCAGCTCTCCACACAGTTGATCCGCGAGAACCAAGCGGTTGCGGTGGAGGACTTGGCGGTATCCGGGCTCGTGCGCACCCGGTTGGCCAAGAGTGTGCACGATGCGGGTTGGTCGCAGTTCGTGACCATGCTCGAATACAAGGCGAAACGCTACGGGCGGACCTTCGTGAAGATCGGCCGGTTTGAGCCTACGAGTCAGGCGTGCTCGGCCTGCGGCCACCGGGACGGGCCCAAGCCCCTGCACGTGCGGGAGTGGACCTGCCCCGCCTGCGGCACCGTCCACGACCGGGACCACAACGCTGCGATCAACGTCAAACGGGCCGCCGGACTGGCGGCATCGGCCTGCGGAGCGCCGGTAAGACCAGGACTTGTCCCGGCACAGCGCGAAGAAACAGGAAGCCATGGAACCCCCACCCGAACCCGTGCCGCGTAG
- a CDS encoding ABC transporter permease: protein MMLRYALKTVRARKAGFLGAFLALLCAAALITACGTLLETGLRGAIRTERYAAAPVVVSADQNVHRTTVKHKKGKTKVKHKAKPIAERAWLPADLERRLVSAPGVARVIPELTFLAEPLTPDGGPVADGVPAYGHAWESAVLTPYRLTAGAAPAAATDVVVDGDLAARARLVPGDRLTVQSTQAPRTYRVSGIAAPATAVRHQRALFFSAAEARRLAAHPGQVTAFGVLPKTGVGTGPLRQAVATALHGTGAQVSAGDGRGPVEFLDAAAARTKLISMGGAMGGTSLLVAVLVVVGTFALSVQQRERELALLRAVAATSGQIRRLLGREALIVALAAGTAGALLGLPLGAWLHGRFVALGAVPATLQHTVSVFPPLAAVAATLFGAWASARIASRRVARIRPAEALAEARTERTRPAWGRLLAGVLLLAGGAVLVALLTVLRTEPASTPVTFLAVVVLSTSVALLAPLLVRAAAALLAGPLRLTGPGGRLATANLRGNAVRMASVVTPLTLLIGMTCTVLFVQPTLGDAARAQARDGVRADWVVASQGPGVPGDAARRLRAQDDVVTEVVRTTVRVGLDKYAAQGVTPAGLARTWDPDVTAGSLGELAEDTVAVSELAADQLHLTPGSTLKLTLGDGTPATLTVAAVYARGLGFGDLTFAHDLVARHVDNPLSSSLLVSTARTQTQLSTTLREFPGLAVISPATADSLQAERQQANAEVNFLAMGLVLAFTAIAVVNTLAMSVSERVREFALLRLAGATRRQVLRMLRTEALSVLLLAAALGTAVALAVLTAFSVGMTGRAAPAVVPLVYATVVAGAGLLALVATALPGRVALRVRAVTVATAKE from the coding sequence ATGATGCTGCGCTACGCCCTGAAGACCGTCCGCGCCCGCAAAGCGGGTTTCTTGGGCGCCTTCCTCGCGCTGTTGTGCGCGGCCGCCCTGATCACCGCGTGCGGCACCCTCCTGGAGACGGGGCTGCGGGGCGCGATCCGTACCGAGCGTTACGCGGCCGCCCCGGTCGTGGTCTCAGCCGACCAGAACGTCCACCGGACGACCGTCAAGCACAAGAAGGGCAAGACAAAGGTCAAGCACAAGGCCAAACCCATCGCCGAGCGTGCGTGGCTCCCGGCCGACCTGGAGCGCAGGCTCGTCTCCGCACCCGGTGTCGCCCGTGTGATCCCCGAACTCACCTTCCTCGCCGAACCGTTGACACCCGACGGCGGCCCGGTCGCCGACGGCGTGCCCGCCTACGGGCATGCCTGGGAGTCCGCGGTGCTGACGCCGTACCGGCTCACGGCGGGCGCCGCTCCCGCAGCCGCCACCGATGTGGTCGTCGACGGCGACCTCGCCGCACGCGCCCGCCTCGTGCCCGGCGACCGGCTCACCGTCCAGTCGACGCAGGCCCCGCGCACCTACCGCGTCTCCGGTATCGCCGCCCCCGCCACTGCCGTACGCCACCAGAGGGCCCTGTTCTTCTCGGCCGCCGAGGCCCGCCGGCTCGCCGCCCACCCCGGGCAGGTCACCGCGTTCGGCGTGCTGCCGAAGACGGGCGTCGGGACGGGCCCGCTCCGGCAGGCCGTGGCCACGGCGCTGCACGGCACCGGCGCCCAGGTCAGCGCCGGCGACGGCCGAGGGCCCGTCGAGTTCCTGGACGCCGCCGCGGCCCGCACCAAGCTGATCAGCATGGGCGGAGCGATGGGCGGCACCTCGCTCCTCGTGGCGGTCCTCGTGGTCGTCGGGACCTTCGCTCTCTCCGTACAGCAACGCGAACGCGAACTGGCCCTGTTGCGTGCCGTCGCCGCGACCTCCGGACAGATCCGCCGGCTGCTCGGGCGGGAGGCCCTGATCGTCGCGCTGGCCGCGGGCACGGCCGGAGCTCTCCTGGGGCTTCCCCTGGGGGCCTGGCTCCACGGCAGGTTCGTCGCCCTGGGTGCTGTACCCGCCACGCTCCAGCACACCGTGAGCGTCTTCCCGCCGCTCGCCGCCGTCGCCGCGACCCTGTTCGGCGCGTGGGCCTCCGCACGCATCGCCTCCCGCCGGGTGGCCCGGATCCGCCCGGCCGAGGCGCTCGCCGAGGCCCGCACCGAACGGACCCGGCCCGCCTGGGGTCGGCTCCTCGCAGGTGTGCTGCTGCTCGCCGGTGGCGCCGTCCTCGTGGCGCTGCTCACTGTCCTGCGCACCGAGCCCGCTTCGACGCCCGTGACGTTCCTCGCTGTCGTCGTGCTCTCCACCTCCGTCGCTCTGCTCGCGCCGCTGCTGGTCAGGGCGGCCGCTGCTCTCCTGGCCGGACCGTTGCGGCTGACCGGTCCCGGTGGCCGGCTCGCCACCGCCAACCTCCGTGGCAACGCGGTCCGTATGGCCTCCGTCGTCACCCCTCTCACTCTGCTCATCGGCATGACCTGCACGGTGCTGTTCGTGCAGCCCACCCTCGGCGACGCGGCCCGCGCCCAGGCCCGCGACGGCGTCCGCGCCGACTGGGTCGTCGCCTCCCAGGGGCCCGGCGTCCCGGGCGATGCGGCACGACGGCTCCGGGCGCAGGACGACGTCGTCACCGAAGTGGTCCGTACCACCGTCCGGGTCGGCCTCGACAAGTACGCGGCCCAGGGCGTCACTCCGGCCGGGCTCGCCCGCACCTGGGACCCGGATGTCACCGCCGGCTCCCTCGGCGAACTCGCCGAGGACACCGTCGCCGTCAGCGAACTGGCCGCGGACCAGCTTCACTTGACGCCCGGCAGCACCCTGAAGCTCACGCTCGGCGATGGCACGCCCGCCACACTCACCGTCGCCGCCGTCTACGCCAGGGGCCTCGGCTTCGGAGACCTCACCTTCGCGCACGACCTGGTCGCCCGCCACGTCGACAACCCGCTCTCCTCCTCCCTCCTCGTCAGCACGGCCCGTACACAGACACAACTCTCGACTACGCTGCGTGAGTTCCCGGGACTCGCGGTGATTTCTCCGGCCACTGCCGACTCGCTGCAGGCCGAGCGGCAGCAGGCGAACGCCGAGGTCAACTTCCTGGCCATGGGGCTCGTCCTGGCGTTCACCGCCATCGCCGTGGTCAACACGCTCGCCATGTCGGTCTCCGAACGCGTCCGGGAGTTCGCGCTGCTGCGTCTCGCGGGGGCGACCCGGCGTCAGGTGCTGCGCATGCTGCGCACCGAGGCCCTGTCGGTTCTCCTCCTCGCCGCGGCCCTCGGCACTGCGGTCGCCCTGGCCGTCCTGACCGCGTTCAGCGTCGGCATGACCGGCCGGGCGGCCCCGGCGGTCGTACCGCTCGTGTACGCCACGGTGGTCGCGGGAGCCGGGCTCCTCGCGCTCGTCGCCACCGCTCTGCCGGGGCGGGTGGCGCTCAGGGTCCGCGCGGTGACGGTGGCGACGGCCAAGGAGTGA
- a CDS encoding ArsR/SmtB family transcription factor, with translation MAPAAPVAPAAPVAPASPVELGDLAALKALAQPRRQRMLEHLILHGPATSATLARALGLNTGATSYHLRELARYGFVEEMAEAGRAELSAHRERWWRAVPGDLRFPPRSRQSPELRHVMDELNHHAYAADLDLFERLQRDAGDGDPWADAFPYSRGTIRLTLPELREFFEEYIALLNRYKRSDAETPPGARTLLTRFLAFPAPARETDPS, from the coding sequence ATGGCCCCCGCGGCCCCCGTTGCCCCCGCGGCCCCCGTTGCCCCCGCGTCTCCCGTCGAACTCGGCGACCTCGCCGCGCTCAAGGCGCTGGCTCAGCCACGCCGTCAGCGCATGCTCGAACATCTCATCCTGCACGGCCCGGCCACCTCGGCGACTCTCGCCCGAGCCCTCGGCCTGAACACCGGAGCCACCAGCTACCACCTGCGTGAGCTGGCCCGGTACGGCTTCGTCGAGGAGATGGCCGAGGCCGGGCGCGCGGAGCTGTCCGCGCACCGGGAGCGCTGGTGGCGGGCGGTCCCGGGCGACCTCAGGTTTCCGCCGCGCAGCCGTCAGAGTCCCGAACTGCGGCACGTCATGGACGAGCTGAACCACCATGCCTACGCAGCCGACCTGGACCTCTTCGAGCGGCTTCAGCGGGACGCGGGCGACGGCGACCCGTGGGCGGACGCGTTCCCCTACTCGCGCGGCACCATCCGGCTCACCCTGCCCGAACTCCGGGAGTTCTTCGAGGAGTACATCGCCCTCCTCAACCGCTACAAGCGATCCGACGCCGAGACCCCACCGGGCGCACGCACCCTGCTCACCCGCTTCCTGGCCTTCCCCGCCCCCGCGAGAGAGACGGATCCCTCATGA
- the recX gene encoding recombination regulator RecX gives MTRRTDWAEYVHPDTQRGAGGGGGADGGPAQGGDGWSDSWSDGGSYSPEGAEGEAREARPRGGRARRGGEGGPRGGRGRRRRGFGEPSAEDGGTPSSSRAEQGEPSGDPAERARAICLRLLTGTPRTRKQLADALRKREIPDDVAEEVLSRFEEVGLINDSAFADAWVESRHHGRGLARRALAQELRTKGVDAALIEDAVAQLDSEQEEETARELVARKLRSTRGLDRDKRLRRLAGMLARKGYPEGMALRVVRQALEEEGEDTEFMEGDGN, from the coding sequence GTGACGCGACGAACGGACTGGGCCGAGTACGTCCACCCCGACACCCAACGGGGGGCGGGGGGCGGGGGCGGGGCCGACGGCGGCCCTGCCCAAGGCGGCGACGGCTGGTCGGACAGCTGGTCGGACGGTGGCTCGTACTCGCCCGAGGGGGCGGAGGGCGAAGCCCGCGAGGCCCGGCCCCGTGGCGGCCGGGCGCGACGCGGTGGCGAGGGCGGCCCACGTGGCGGGCGTGGGCGCCGTCGGCGCGGCTTCGGAGAACCGTCCGCCGAGGACGGAGGCACCCCCTCCTCGTCGAGGGCCGAGCAGGGGGAGCCTTCAGGGGACCCGGCTGAGCGGGCACGGGCGATCTGCCTGCGCCTGCTCACCGGGACCCCGCGCACACGCAAGCAACTCGCCGACGCCCTGCGCAAACGAGAGATCCCGGACGACGTGGCGGAGGAGGTGCTCTCGCGGTTCGAGGAGGTCGGGCTGATCAACGACAGTGCCTTCGCGGACGCCTGGGTGGAGTCACGACATCACGGCAGGGGACTGGCCCGACGCGCGCTCGCCCAGGAACTGCGGACCAAGGGAGTCGACGCGGCGCTGATCGAGGACGCCGTCGCCCAGCTGGACTCCGAGCAGGAAGAGGAGACGGCGCGCGAACTCGTCGCCCGCAAGCTGCGCTCGACCCGCGGCCTCGACCGCGACAAACGACTGCGCCGTCTCGCCGGCATGCTCGCACGCAAGGGCTACCCCGAGGGCATGGCCCTACGGGTGGTCCGGCAGGCACTGGAGGAGGAGGGCGAGGACACGGAGTTCATGGAGGGGGACGGGAACTGA
- the recA gene encoding recombinase RecA produces the protein MAGTDREKALDAALAQIERQFGKGAVMRLGERPNEPIEVIPTGSTALDVALGVGGLPRGRVVEVYGPESSGKTTLTLHAVANAQKAGGQVAFVDAEHALDPEYAKKLGVDIDNLILSQPDNGEQALEIVDMLVRSGALDLIVIDSVAALVPRAEIEGEMGDSHVGLQARLMSQALRKITSALNQSKTTAIFINQLREKIGVMFGSPETTTGGRALKFYASVRLDIRRIETLKDGTDAVGNRTRVKVVKNKVAPPFKQAEFDILYGQGISREGGLIDMGVENGFVRKAGAWYTYEGDQLGQGKENARNFLKDNPDLANEIEKKIKEKLGVGVRPEEPAAEPGADAAGAAGTPVDDPAKAVPAPAAKAAKTKAAAVKS, from the coding sequence ATGGCAGGAACCGACCGCGAGAAGGCTCTTGATGCCGCACTCGCACAGATTGAACGGCAGTTCGGCAAGGGCGCCGTGATGCGCCTCGGCGAGCGGCCGAACGAGCCCATCGAGGTCATCCCCACCGGGTCGACCGCACTCGACGTCGCCCTCGGTGTCGGCGGGCTGCCGCGCGGCCGCGTGGTGGAGGTGTACGGCCCGGAGTCCTCCGGCAAGACGACGCTGACGCTGCACGCCGTGGCGAACGCGCAGAAGGCGGGCGGCCAGGTCGCCTTCGTGGACGCGGAGCACGCCCTCGACCCCGAGTACGCGAAGAAGCTCGGTGTCGACATCGACAACCTCATCCTCTCCCAGCCCGACAACGGCGAGCAGGCCCTGGAGATCGTGGACATGCTGGTCCGCTCCGGCGCCCTCGACCTGATCGTCATCGACTCGGTCGCCGCGCTCGTCCCGCGCGCGGAGATCGAGGGCGAGATGGGCGACAGCCACGTCGGTCTGCAGGCCCGTCTGATGAGCCAGGCACTGCGGAAGATCACCAGCGCGCTCAACCAGTCCAAGACCACCGCGATCTTCATCAACCAGCTCCGCGAGAAGATCGGCGTGATGTTCGGCTCCCCCGAGACCACGACCGGTGGCCGCGCGCTGAAGTTCTACGCGTCGGTGCGGCTCGACATCCGTCGCATCGAGACGCTGAAGGACGGCACCGACGCCGTCGGCAACCGCACCCGCGTCAAGGTCGTCAAGAACAAGGTCGCGCCGCCCTTCAAGCAGGCCGAGTTCGACATCCTCTACGGCCAGGGCATCAGCCGCGAGGGCGGCCTGATCGACATGGGCGTGGAGAACGGCTTCGTCCGCAAGGCCGGCGCCTGGTACACGTACGAGGGCGACCAGCTCGGCCAGGGCAAGGAGAACGCCCGCAACTTCCTGAAGGACAACCCCGACCTCGCCAACGAGATCGAGAAGAAGATCAAGGAGAAGCTGGGCGTCGGCGTACGTCCGGAGGAGCCCGCCGCAGAACCGGGCGCGGACGCAGCGGGAGCCGCGGGCACGCCTGTGGACGACCCCGCCAAGGCGGTTCCGGCTCCCGCCGCCAAGGCAGCCAAGACCAAGGCCGCGGCTGTCAAGAGCTGA